A part of Saccopteryx bilineata isolate mSacBil1 chromosome 12, mSacBil1_pri_phased_curated, whole genome shotgun sequence genomic DNA contains:
- the GJE1 gene encoding putative gap junction epsilon-1 protein, with product MSLNYIKNFYEGCVKPPTVIGQFHTLFFGSIRMFFLGVLGFAVYGNEALHFSCDPDKREINLFCYNQFRPITPQVFWALQLVIVLVPGATFHLYAACKSINQECILQKPIYTVIYILSVVLRISLEVIAFWLQIHLFGLQVKPLYLCDAGSLEKKYTFIKCMVPEHFEKTIFLIAMYTFTVITMVLCVAEVFEIIFRRLCFLIKQ from the exons ATGTCTCTAAATTACATCAAAAACTTCTATGAAGGATGT GTAAAGCCTCCAACTGTGATTGGTCAGTTCCACACCCTTTTCTTTGGATCCATCCGAATGTTCTTTCTTGGGGTATTAGGCTTTGCAGTCTACGGAAACGAGGCTTTGCACTTCAGCTGTGATCCAGACAAGAGAGAAATAAACCTCTTCTGTTACAATCAGTTCAGGCCAATCACTCCACAA GTGTTCTGGGCCTTACAACTGGTGATTGTCCTGGTTCCTGGTGCTACTTTCCATCTTTACGCTGCATGTAAAAGCATTAATCAAGAATGTATTCTTCAAAAGCCCATCTACACAGTGATTTATATCCTCTCCGTTGTATTAAGAATTAGTCTAGAGGTGATAGCATTTTGGCTTCAGATTCACCTCTTTGGTTTGCAAGTCAAGCCTCTCTACCTGTGTGATGCTGGATCTCTTGAGAAAAAATATACTTTCATCAAATGCATGGTACCAGAACACTTTGAGAAGACCATTTTTCTCATTGCAATGTATACATTTACTGTAATTACAATGGTATTATGTGTTGCTGAGGTTTTTGAGATCATATTTAGAAGATTATGTTTTCTAATTAAGCAGTGA